GCGACTCCATCATCTGGCTGCGCGACTTCCTCAAGTCCCACCAGGGCGGGCTGATCGTGATCAGCCACGACGTCGAACTGGTGGAGCACGTGGTCAACAAGGTCTTCTACCTCGACGCCAACCGCTGCGTCATCGACATCTACAACATGGGCTGGCGGGCCTACCTCGCCCAGCGCGAGGCCGACGAGCGCCGCCGCAGGCGCGAGCAGGCCAACGCCGAGAAGCAGGCCTCGGCGCTGCAGAAGCAGGCCGACCGGTTCCGCGCCAAGGCGACCAAGGCCAAGGCGGCCCAGCAGATGCAGAACCGCGCCGAGCGGATCCTCGGCTCGGTGTCGGGCCAGCACAAGGTCGACCGCGTCGCCAAGCTGCGCTTCCCCGACCCCGCGCCCAGCGGCCGCACCCCGCTGACGGCCTCGGGGCTGTCGAAGTCCTACGGGTCGCTGGAGATCTTCGCCGGCGTCGACCTCGCCATCGACCGGGGCAGCCGGGTGGTCATCCTCGGCCTCAACGGCGCGGGCAAGACCACGCTGCTGCGCATCCTGGCCGGGGTGGAGAAGCCGGACACGGGCGAGGTCGCCGAGGGGCACGGCCTGCGGCTGGGCTACTACGCCCAGGAGCACGAGACGCTCGACGTGGACCGCTCGGTGCTGGAGAACATGATGAGCGCCGCGCCCGACCTGCCCGAGGTGGAGGCGCGCCGGACGCTGGGCTCGTTCCTGTTCACCGGCGACGACGTCGACAAGCCCGCCGGCGTGCTCTCCGGCGGGGAGAAGACTCGGCTGGCGCTGGCCACGCTCGTGGTCTCCAGCGCCAACGTGCTGCTGCTGGACGAGCCGACCAACAACCTCGACCCCGCCAGCCGCGAGGAGATCCTCAGCGCGCTGCGCAACTACAAGGGGGCCATCGTGCTGGTGACGCACGACGAGGGCGCGGTCGACGCGCTGCAGCCGGAACGGGTCATCCTGTTGCCCGATGGGGTCGAGGACGTGTGGAACGCCGAGTTCACCGACCTGATCGCCCTGGCCTGACAGAGCCCGGACCGACCTTTTTCCCGACCCCGGACGCGGGCGGCGCAGAGCGCCGCCCGCGTTGCCATGCCGCGCTTTACGGTCTCGGTTACGACGTGTCCGAAATACGGTCGAAGGGCCGACACGCGTTCTTTTCCGGTGCCGGTGGGTAGCCAGCCGACGCCCCATGACTGATCATGGGCTGCAATGTCGCTTCGGTCGCCAAGAGCACAGGAGGTACTCGTGGCCGAGACCCTGAGAAAGGGCACCCGCGTGACGGGAACCGAGCGTTCGCAGCTCGCCACCGAGCTGAAGAAACGGTACGACGGCGGTGAGAGCATCCGGTCGCTGGCCGCCTCGACGGGGCGGTCCTACGGCTTCGTGCACCGCCTGCTCACGGAGGCGGGGGTGAGCCTGCGGGGCCGCGGCGGGGCCACGCGCAGAAGCCGATCCTAGAAACTGAGGGCACGAAACAGACTCTGACCTGCCTGAATACCTTCGCGGACCCGCCCTGGCGCGGTGCCCGCCGCCGGTCCGACCCCCGGAGAGGAGCACGCCGCCCCCGAGGGGTTACTGTGAGGGCCGTCAACGGTGAACCGAATCCCGCTCGGTCATGGTGAGCGGGGGAGGCGGAGGTGTGCATGGCGGAGGCGGCGATCCCTTCGGCCGAGGATCTGGCGGCGGCCGGACTGCGGCTGGAGCTGGACACCGCCGGCGCGGTCGCGACGATCACGCTCGCGCGACCCCGGCGGCGCAACGCCATGACCGGCCGCACCTGGACCACCCTGGCCCATGTCGGCCATAGCCTGCCCTCATCTGTCCGTATTGTGGTCATCACCGGCGAAGGGCCGTCGTTCTCGGCCGGAATCGACCTCGCCATGTTCGGCCCCGAAGGAGTATCGGGAGAGACGTCCCTCTTCCGGCAGGCCGGTACGCGACCGCGGGACCGGGCGGCCCTGGACGAGGGCATCGCCGAGTACCAGGCGGGCTACCTGTGGCTGCGCCGCCCCGACATCGTCTCCGTCGCCGCCGTGCGCGGGCACGCCGTCGGTGCCGGCTTCCAACTCGCACTCGCCTGCGACCTGCGCGTCCTCGCCGACGACGCGAAGCTGTGCATGAAGGAGCCCGCTCTCGGCCTGGTGCCCGACCTCACCGGCACCAAACCGCTGGTGGAGCTGGTGGGCGTCAACCGCGCGATCGAGCTGTGCCTGACGGCGCGAACGGTCTCGGCGGAGGAGGCCCGCGAACTGCGGCTCGCCGAACTCGTGGTCCCCGGCTCCGACCTCGACGACGCCGTCGCCGACCTCGTGGCCGCGCTGCTGGCCGCACCGGCCGAGGCCGCGGCGGCCACCAAGGCGCTGCTGCTCCAGGCGCAGGGCAACACGCTGGAGGAGCAGGCCCGGGCCGAGCGCGCCGCCCAGGTCGAGCGCCTCATCGCCCTCAGCGCCCAGGGCTGAGAGCCCCGCCGCCCGACCGGCTCCGCCGCGTGGCGTGGACCACGCCGGGAATATCCGGAACCGCTTACCGGTTAGGACCGGTTGTCTAGTACGCTGCTCCAGGCGGTCAATTCATGCTGCGCGCATCCGGCGCGCCGGGCCGTCTGGCGCCGGGGGAAGCTCTCCTGAACCCCCGTGTCGCGTTATCCGGCGCGTTTGTGTGATTTCTTCGCGGTTGCCGCTGTGGCCCCGAAGCCTTCCTCGAAACGCCGCCATTGATGAGGAAGGTTTACGTCACTTGACGGACAATGCCGCATGCCCTGCTTTCGGTGATCTCGGCCTGCCCGCGAAGATCGTCGACAAGCTGCAGCAGAACGGGTTGACCAACCCGTTCCCGATCCAGGCAGCGACGATCCCCGATGCCCTCGACGGCCGCGACGTGCTCGGCTGCGGCCGCACCGGCTCCGGCAAGACCCTGGCCTTCGGCCTGCCGGTGCTGGTCCTGGCCGGTCAGCAGCGCTCGGAGTCGCGCCGCCCGCGCGGCCTGGTGCTGGTCCCCACCCGCGAGCTCGCCCACCAGGTGCGCGACGCCCTCGAGCCCTACGCGCACACCCTCGGCATGCGCATCGGCGACGTCGTCGGGGGCAGCTCCTACACCCGCCAGATCAACGAGCTGCGCCGCGGCGTCGACGTGCTCGTCGCCACCCCCGGCCGGCTCAGCGACCTGATCGAGCAGGGCGCCTGCGACCTCTCCGACGTCGTGCTCTCGGTCCTCGACGAGGCCGACCAGATGTGCGACATGGGCTTCATGCCGCAGGTCAGCGAGCTGCTCGACCAGGTCCGCCCCGGTGGCCAGACGCTGCTGTTCTCCGCGACGCTGGACGGCGACGTGGACAAGCTCGTGCGCCGCTACATGAACGAACCGCGCACCCACTCGGTCGACCCGCCGGTCTCGCAGGTCACCACGATGGAGCACCACCTGCTCAAGGTGCTCCCGCGCGACAAGAACCAGGTCGTGACCCAGATCGCCGCGCGCGACGGCCGCACCCTCCTGTTCGTGCGCAGCAAGCACCGGGCCGACAGCATCAGCGAGCAGCTCGTCAACGCCGGTGTCCCGGCCGCGTCGCTGCACGGCGGCAAGACCCAGAGCGTGCGCACCAAGACGCTCGCCAAGTTCCGCGAGGGCCGCATCCAGGCGCTGGTGGCCACCGACGTCGCCGCGCGCGGCATCCACGTCGACGGCATCGACCTGGTGGTCAACATCGACCTGCCCACCGGCCACAAGGACTACCTGCACCGCGGCGGCCGCACCGCGCGCGCCGGGGAGTCCGGCCGGGTCGTCTCCATCGTGGCGCCCAACCAGCGCCGCCAGGCCCGCCGACTGCTCGTCGACGCCGGCGTGGACGCCAAGCAGCACCTGGTCAACCCGGGCGACGAGCTGCTGACCGAGGTCACCGGCGCCCGCGAGCCCTCCTACGAGCCGTGGATCGAGCCGCCGGAGCCCGAGCGCCGCGGTCGCGGCCGCGGTGGTCCGCGCCAGCGCCGCAACGGCTACGGGGGCGGCCGCCCGCGCGGCGAGCGTCGCGACTTCGGTGACCGGCGCTCCCGCGGCGACCGCGACGGCCGCCCGCGCCGCGACTTCGGCGAGCGCGGCGACGGCGGCCACCGCGCCCCGCGCGGCGACGACCGCCGCGGCGGCCAGCGCGCCGACGGCGAGCGCCGTCCGTTCCGCGACGACCGCCCGCGCCGCGACGACCGCCCGTTCCGCGACGACCGCCCCGGTCGGCGCGGCGAGGACCGCCCGTCGTCCTGGCGCGGTGGTGACGACCGCCGCGGCGGTCGCAAGCCCTACCGCGGCGGCGAGCGCCGCCACCCGGGCGCCTCACGCGCCTGACCGGCGATACCGGCAACGACGAGAAGTGGCCACGCCCGCAGGGCGTGGCCACTTCTCGTCGGATGCTCCCCGTACTTCGGCGGGACCGCGGTGCGGTCCCGGGGTCAGTCCCTGTGCGGCTGGGCCTCGCCGCTCCGCTGCCCCTCGTCGTCGTGGTAGCGCTCGGGGGGCTCCACGATCACGACGTCGCGCTGGATGCCCAGCAGGTAGCCGGCCAGGCCGCCCACGACGAACAGTGCCGCGCCGGCGCCGAACACGACCCAGTTCGGTCCCATGATCAGACCGAGCCCGCCGGTGACGAAGCCGGCGATCATGATGGCCACGGCCACCCACGACGTCCAGCTTCCCCAGTGCGAGGAGCGCTCGAAGGACGCACCGATGTCGGGCTCGTCACCCTTGTTGTGCTGCCGGTCGTCTCTGTCCATGCCGCACCTCCCTGTTGTGGCCGCTTTCCCGCTGGAGTGGGAGGC
This sequence is a window from Spinactinospora alkalitolerans. Protein-coding genes within it:
- a CDS encoding ABC-F family ATP-binding cassette domain-containing protein, with product MLTASDLELRVGARLLLEPTGFRVAAGDRIGLVGRNGAGKTTMTKVLAGEASPSSGRVTTGGTIGYLPQDPRTGDLDVIALDRVLSARGLDEVLRKMRVAEEKMASDDPKRRDQGVRAYARMEERLHVLGGYAAESEAASIAAGLGLPNRVLSQPLHTLSGGQRRRVELARILFSGADTLLLDEPTNHLDGDSIIWLRDFLKSHQGGLIVISHDVELVEHVVNKVFYLDANRCVIDIYNMGWRAYLAQREADERRRRREQANAEKQASALQKQADRFRAKATKAKAAQQMQNRAERILGSVSGQHKVDRVAKLRFPDPAPSGRTPLTASGLSKSYGSLEIFAGVDLAIDRGSRVVILGLNGAGKTTLLRILAGVEKPDTGEVAEGHGLRLGYYAQEHETLDVDRSVLENMMSAAPDLPEVEARRTLGSFLFTGDDVDKPAGVLSGGEKTRLALATLVVSSANVLLLDEPTNNLDPASREEILSALRNYKGAIVLVTHDEGAVDALQPERVILLPDGVEDVWNAEFTDLIALA
- a CDS encoding DEAD/DEAH box helicase; amino-acid sequence: MTDNAACPAFGDLGLPAKIVDKLQQNGLTNPFPIQAATIPDALDGRDVLGCGRTGSGKTLAFGLPVLVLAGQQRSESRRPRGLVLVPTRELAHQVRDALEPYAHTLGMRIGDVVGGSSYTRQINELRRGVDVLVATPGRLSDLIEQGACDLSDVVLSVLDEADQMCDMGFMPQVSELLDQVRPGGQTLLFSATLDGDVDKLVRRYMNEPRTHSVDPPVSQVTTMEHHLLKVLPRDKNQVVTQIAARDGRTLLFVRSKHRADSISEQLVNAGVPAASLHGGKTQSVRTKTLAKFREGRIQALVATDVAARGIHVDGIDLVVNIDLPTGHKDYLHRGGRTARAGESGRVVSIVAPNQRRQARRLLVDAGVDAKQHLVNPGDELLTEVTGAREPSYEPWIEPPEPERRGRGRGGPRQRRNGYGGGRPRGERRDFGDRRSRGDRDGRPRRDFGERGDGGHRAPRGDDRRGGQRADGERRPFRDDRPRRDDRPFRDDRPGRRGEDRPSSWRGGDDRRGGRKPYRGGERRHPGASRA
- a CDS encoding enoyl-CoA hydratase/isomerase family protein yields the protein MAEAAIPSAEDLAAAGLRLELDTAGAVATITLARPRRRNAMTGRTWTTLAHVGHSLPSSVRIVVITGEGPSFSAGIDLAMFGPEGVSGETSLFRQAGTRPRDRAALDEGIAEYQAGYLWLRRPDIVSVAAVRGHAVGAGFQLALACDLRVLADDAKLCMKEPALGLVPDLTGTKPLVELVGVNRAIELCLTARTVSAEEARELRLAELVVPGSDLDDAVADLVAALLAAPAEAAAATKALLLQAQGNTLEEQARAERAAQVERLIALSAQG
- a CDS encoding helix-turn-helix domain-containing protein yields the protein MAETLRKGTRVTGTERSQLATELKKRYDGGESIRSLAASTGRSYGFVHRLLTEAGVSLRGRGGATRRSRS